A single genomic interval of Lepidochelys kempii isolate rLepKem1 unplaced genomic scaffold, rLepKem1.hap2 scaffold_137, whole genome shotgun sequence harbors:
- the LOC140904482 gene encoding LOW QUALITY PROTEIN: class II histocompatibility antigen, B-L beta chain-like (The sequence of the model RefSeq protein was modified relative to this genomic sequence to represent the inferred CDS: inserted 2 bases in 2 codons) produces MAGESKVKVSPMKSGSQPXCNLLVCSVTGFYPLGIEIKWLKNGQEQTARVVSMELLQNGDWTFQILVMLEMSPWRGEXYTCQLEHISLRDPLSVHWGKSLWGKRLAGVGGFVLGLVFVVLGLLVYLRNKKGDWLRDGAGSPRKRVPSGAMMQWHWRYQSTCESLSSVPSQPLGELGPGGSPPCAGGPEAKGRLFKAVSAPSGISKGAQEVRLVVSPARCRAASWGGSVPKAPACRQTGRAQG; encoded by the exons ATGGCGGGAGAG TCCAAGGTGAAAGTTTCCCCCATGAAATCAGGGTCCCAGC ATTGTAACCTGCTGGTTTGCTCCGTGACAGGGTTTTACCCCTTGGGGATCGAGATCAAGTGGCTGAAGAACGGGCAGGAGCAGACGGCCAGGGTGGTGTCCATGGAGCTGCTCCAGAACGGAGACTGGACCTTCCAGATCCTGGTGATGCTGGAGATGAGCCCCTGGCGCGGGG TCTACACCTGCCAGCTGGAGCACATCAGCCTGCGGGACCCCCTCAGTGTGCACTGGGGTAAAAGCCTCTGG GGCAAGAGGCTGGCTGGGGTCGGGGGCTTCGTGCTGGGTTTGGTCTTCGTGGTCCTGGGGTTGCTCGTCTACCTGAGGAATAAGAAAGGTGACTGGCTCAGGGATGGGGCCGGCAGCCCCAGGAAACGAGTCCCCAGTGGGGCCATGATGCAATGGCACTGGAGG TATCAGAGCACCTGCGAGAGCCTGAGCTCcgtcccctcccagcccctcggGGAGCTTGGGCCGGGCGGTTCTCCCCCTTGTGCGGGGGGCCCTGAGGCGAAGGGCCGGCTCTTCAAAGCCGTTTCCGCACCGAGCGGGATTTCCAAGGGCGCCCAGGAGGTCAGGCTCGTCGTCAGCCCCGCGAGATGCCGAGCTGCGTCCTGGGGGGGCTCCGTCCCGAAGGCGCCGGCCTGCCGGCAGACCGGGCGGGCGCAGGGGTAG
- the LOC140904487 gene encoding antigen-presenting glycoprotein CD1d-like isoform X1: MLLPLLLLPWAWAARTASPPLPPASVTLRLLQINVFHNTSSTDMEGMALLGDLETHSMDCSTCQIRFLQPWAQRGLTPKEWQDLELLIHHYLFNFNRTVNRIAQQQGMAYPFVTQVSVSCEFHPNGTSRGFYEAAVNGEDFVSFDADAGTWVARQGDKLALYTRDLLNHERSTAITLQFLLRATCINELKSFVQYGNESLERQERPVAVVFARAPSPAGTPAPLLLVCRVTGFYPRPIRVAWLQDGEEVGPDGRLSSSGILPNADLTYQLRSSLAMEPGDGHSYACRVEHSSLGGQSLLIPWGATRTLDQGSPGPEGGTGPGVGIDPSPGDMDLGAGSVPSSRAEGPKGRTGSGCHGVWGSPGPAPLFLGFTVTLSQPVKWKVYWTPGTNRAVGTTRTPQSSPSGGAGSLDPSPGVPCVPPPSPKLKLNPPSRPPPAASVHIVGQRGYLLHPPPGSGDRLSGLRSPGKLPCYIPRSTLPPPCCVTGSKWVAHGT, encoded by the exons atgctgctccctctgctgctcctcccctGGGCATGGGCGGCCCGGACTG cctcccctcctctccccccagcatcTGTCACCCTGCGGCTGCTCCAGATCAATGTCTTCCACAACACCAGCTCCACGGACATGGAGGGGATGGCCCTGCTGGGCGACCTGGAGACCCACTCCATGGACTGCAGCACCTGCCAGatccgcttcctgcagccctgggcccagcgGGGCCTGACCCCGAAGGAGTGGCAGGACCTGGAGCTGCTGATCCATCACTACCTGTTCAATTTCAACCGTACTGTGAACAGGATAGCTCAGCAGCAGGGAATGGCCT acCCCTTTGTTACCCAGGTCTCTGTCAGCTGCGAGTTCCACCCCAACGGCACCTCGAGGGGATTCTATGAGGCCGCGGTGAACGGCGAGGACTTCGTCAGCTTCGACGCGGACGCAGGCACCTGGGTCGCTCGTCAGGGGGACAAGCTGGCGCTCTACACCCGGGACCTTCTTAACCACGAGAGGAGCACGGCCATCACGCTTCAGTTTCTCCTGCGAGCAACCTGTATCAATGAGCTCAAGAGCTTTGTCCAGTATGGGAACGAGTCTCTGGAGAGGCAAG AGCGGCCGGTCGCCGTGGTGTTTGCCCGAGCGCCTTCCCCAGCCGGGACCCCCGCGCCGTTACTGCTGGTTTGCCGGGTCACCGGTTTCTACCCCCGGCCCATCCGCGTGGCCTGGCTGCAGgacggggaggaggtggggccggacGGGCGGCTGAGCTCCAGCGGGATCCTGCCCAACGCGGACCTGACCTACCAGCTGCGCAGCTCCCTGGCCATGGAGCCGGGCGACGGGCACAGCTACGCCTGCCGGGTGGAGCACAGCAGCCTGGGGGGCCAGAGCTTGCTGATCCCCTGGG GGGCTACCAGGACGTTAGACCAGGGGAGTCCAGGGCCTGAGGGCGGCACCGGCCCAGGTGTGGGCATTGACCCATCTCCTGGGGACATGGACCTTGGGGCTGGATCCGTGCCCAGCTCCAGAGCTGAGGGCCCCAAGGGCAGGACTGGATcggggtgtcacggagtgtgggggagtccgggccctgcacccctcttcctgggattcactgtgactctcagccagccagtaaaatggaaggtttattggacaccAGGAACAAATAGAgctgtgggtacaaccaggacccctcagtcaagtccttctgggggagcagggagcttagaccccagccctggggttccctgtgttcctccacccagccccaaactgaaactaaacccacccagcaggccccctcctgcagcctctgtccacattgtggggcagaggggttacctcctccatccccctcccggctcaggtgacaggctctcaggtctccggTCCCCAGGGAAACTCCCCTGctacattcccaggtcaacactcccccctccctgctgcgtcacaggTAGCAAGTGGGTTGCCCATGGGACATAG
- the LOC140904487 gene encoding antigen-presenting glycoprotein CD1d-like isoform X2 — protein MEGMALLGDLETHSMDCSTCQIRFLQPWAQRGLTPKEWQDLELLIHHYLFNFNRTVNRIAQQQGMAYPFVTQVSVSCEFHPNGTSRGFYEAAVNGEDFVSFDADAGTWVARQGDKLALYTRDLLNHERSTAITLQFLLRATCINELKSFVQYGNESLERQERPVAVVFARAPSPAGTPAPLLLVCRVTGFYPRPIRVAWLQDGEEVGPDGRLSSSGILPNADLTYQLRSSLAMEPGDGHSYACRVEHSSLGGQSLLIPWGATRTLDQGSPGPEGGTGPGVGIDPSPGDMDLGAGSVPSSRAEGPKGRTGSGCHGVWGSPGPAPLFLGFTVTLSQPVKWKVYWTPGTNRAVGTTRTPQSSPSGGAGSLDPSPGVPCVPPPSPKLKLNPPSRPPPAASVHIVGQRGYLLHPPPGSGDRLSGLRSPGKLPCYIPRSTLPPPCCVTGSKWVAHGT, from the exons ATGGAGGGGATGGCCCTGCTGGGCGACCTGGAGACCCACTCCATGGACTGCAGCACCTGCCAGatccgcttcctgcagccctgggcccagcgGGGCCTGACCCCGAAGGAGTGGCAGGACCTGGAGCTGCTGATCCATCACTACCTGTTCAATTTCAACCGTACTGTGAACAGGATAGCTCAGCAGCAGGGAATGGCCT acCCCTTTGTTACCCAGGTCTCTGTCAGCTGCGAGTTCCACCCCAACGGCACCTCGAGGGGATTCTATGAGGCCGCGGTGAACGGCGAGGACTTCGTCAGCTTCGACGCGGACGCAGGCACCTGGGTCGCTCGTCAGGGGGACAAGCTGGCGCTCTACACCCGGGACCTTCTTAACCACGAGAGGAGCACGGCCATCACGCTTCAGTTTCTCCTGCGAGCAACCTGTATCAATGAGCTCAAGAGCTTTGTCCAGTATGGGAACGAGTCTCTGGAGAGGCAAG AGCGGCCGGTCGCCGTGGTGTTTGCCCGAGCGCCTTCCCCAGCCGGGACCCCCGCGCCGTTACTGCTGGTTTGCCGGGTCACCGGTTTCTACCCCCGGCCCATCCGCGTGGCCTGGCTGCAGgacggggaggaggtggggccggacGGGCGGCTGAGCTCCAGCGGGATCCTGCCCAACGCGGACCTGACCTACCAGCTGCGCAGCTCCCTGGCCATGGAGCCGGGCGACGGGCACAGCTACGCCTGCCGGGTGGAGCACAGCAGCCTGGGGGGCCAGAGCTTGCTGATCCCCTGGG GGGCTACCAGGACGTTAGACCAGGGGAGTCCAGGGCCTGAGGGCGGCACCGGCCCAGGTGTGGGCATTGACCCATCTCCTGGGGACATGGACCTTGGGGCTGGATCCGTGCCCAGCTCCAGAGCTGAGGGCCCCAAGGGCAGGACTGGATcggggtgtcacggagtgtgggggagtccgggccctgcacccctcttcctgggattcactgtgactctcagccagccagtaaaatggaaggtttattggacaccAGGAACAAATAGAgctgtgggtacaaccaggacccctcagtcaagtccttctgggggagcagggagcttagaccccagccctggggttccctgtgttcctccacccagccccaaactgaaactaaacccacccagcaggccccctcctgcagcctctgtccacattgtggggcagaggggttacctcctccatccccctcccggctcaggtgacaggctctcaggtctccggTCCCCAGGGAAACTCCCCTGctacattcccaggtcaacactcccccctccctgctgcgtcacaggTAGCAAGTGGGTTGCCCATGGGACATAG
- the LOC140904489 gene encoding antigen-presenting glycoprotein CD1d-like produces the protein MLLPLLLPWAWGALAAFPPVPPGFVTFRVLLTSRFHNASSADMELKALLGDLETHSLDCSTCQVRFRQPWAQQGLTPKQWQDLELLIHRSLSDFILTVTRIAQQQGMGYPFVTQASLGCELHPNGTSRGFYDAAGNGKGVVSFEVDVGTWVARSEDKLALHARDLLNWDKSASTRLQFFFRITCIYLLRTFVVYGRESLERQERPVAVVFARAPPAAGTPAPLLLVCRVTGFYPRPIRVAWLQDGEEVGPGGRLSSSGILPNADLTYQLRSSLAVEPGDGHSYTCRVEHSSLGGQSLLIPWEQGKGWGPGLAVGITLGALAVAAVAAVLWRSRRR, from the exons aTGCTGCTCCCTCTACTCCTCCCCTGGGCATGGGGGGCCCTGGCCG ccttCCCTCCTGTCCCCCCAGGGTTTGTCACCTTCCGGGTGCTCCTAACCTCCCGATTCCACAACGCCAGCTCCGCGGACATGGAGCTGAAGGCCCTGCTGGGCGACCTGGAGACCCACTCCCTGGACTGCAGCACCTGCCAGGTCCGCTTCCggcagccctgggcccagcagggCCTGACCCCGAAGCAGTGGCAGGACCTGGAGCTGCTGATCCATCGCTCCCTGTCCGACTTCATCCTCACAGTGACCAGAATAGCTCAGCAGCAGGGAATGGGCT ACCCCTTTGTTACCCAGGCCTCCCTCGGCTGCGAGCTGCACCCCAACGGCACCTCGAGGGGATTCTATGACGCTGCGGGGAATGGCAAGGGCGTCGTGAGCTTTGAGGTGGACGTGGGCACCTGGGTCGCTCGTTCAGAGGATAAGCTGGCGCTCCACGCCCGGGACCTTCTCAACTGGGATAAGAGCGCATCCACCAGGCTTCAGTTTTTTTTTAGAATAACTTGCATCTATCTGCTCAGGACGTTTGTCGTGTACGGGAGAGAGTCTCTGGAGAGGCAAG AGCGGCCGGTCGCCGTGGTGTTTGCCCGAGCGCCTCCCGCAGCCGGGACCCCCGCGCCGTTACTGCTGGTTTGCCGGGTCACCGGTTTCTACCCCCGGCCCATCCGCGTGGCCTGGCTGCAGgacggggaggaggtggggccgggagGGCGGCTGAGCTCCAGCGGGATCCTGCCCAACGCGGACCTGACCTACCAGCTGCGCAGCTCCCTGGCCGTGGAGCCGGGCGACGGGCACAGCTACACCTGCCGGGTGGAGCACAGCAGCCTGGGGGGCCAGAGCCTGCTGATCCCCTGGG AGCAGGGCAAGGGCTGGGGCCCCGGCCTGGCTGTGGGCATCACCCTGGGGGCTCTGGCCGTAGCCGCCGTGGCCGCGGTGCTGTGGAGGAGCAGACGCAGGTGA
- the LOC140904487 gene encoding antigen-presenting glycoprotein CD1d-like isoform X3 codes for MLLPLLLLPWAWAARTASPPLPPASVTLRLLQINVFHNTSSTDMEGMALLGDLETHSMDCSTCQIRFLQPWAQRGLTPKEWQDLELLIHHYLFNFNRTVNRIAQQQGMAYPFVTQVSVSCEFHPNGTSRGFYEAAVNGEDFVSFDADAGTWVARQGDKLALYTRDLLNHERSTAITLQFLLRATCINELKSFVQYGNESLERQERPVAVVFARAPSPAGTPAPLLLVCRVTGFYPRPIRVAWLQDGEEVGPDGRLSSSGILPNADLTYQLRSSLAMEPGDGHSYACRVEHSSLGGQSLLIPWEQSWGWGPGLAVGITLGALAVAAVAGVLWRSRRRGYQDVRPGESRA; via the exons atgctgctccctctgctgctcctcccctGGGCATGGGCGGCCCGGACTG cctcccctcctctccccccagcatcTGTCACCCTGCGGCTGCTCCAGATCAATGTCTTCCACAACACCAGCTCCACGGACATGGAGGGGATGGCCCTGCTGGGCGACCTGGAGACCCACTCCATGGACTGCAGCACCTGCCAGatccgcttcctgcagccctgggcccagcgGGGCCTGACCCCGAAGGAGTGGCAGGACCTGGAGCTGCTGATCCATCACTACCTGTTCAATTTCAACCGTACTGTGAACAGGATAGCTCAGCAGCAGGGAATGGCCT acCCCTTTGTTACCCAGGTCTCTGTCAGCTGCGAGTTCCACCCCAACGGCACCTCGAGGGGATTCTATGAGGCCGCGGTGAACGGCGAGGACTTCGTCAGCTTCGACGCGGACGCAGGCACCTGGGTCGCTCGTCAGGGGGACAAGCTGGCGCTCTACACCCGGGACCTTCTTAACCACGAGAGGAGCACGGCCATCACGCTTCAGTTTCTCCTGCGAGCAACCTGTATCAATGAGCTCAAGAGCTTTGTCCAGTATGGGAACGAGTCTCTGGAGAGGCAAG AGCGGCCGGTCGCCGTGGTGTTTGCCCGAGCGCCTTCCCCAGCCGGGACCCCCGCGCCGTTACTGCTGGTTTGCCGGGTCACCGGTTTCTACCCCCGGCCCATCCGCGTGGCCTGGCTGCAGgacggggaggaggtggggccggacGGGCGGCTGAGCTCCAGCGGGATCCTGCCCAACGCGGACCTGACCTACCAGCTGCGCAGCTCCCTGGCCATGGAGCCGGGCGACGGGCACAGCTACGCCTGCCGGGTGGAGCACAGCAGCCTGGGGGGCCAGAGCTTGCTGATCCCCTGGG agcagagctggggctggggccccgGCCTGGCCGTGGGCATCACCCTGGGGGCTCTGGCCGTAGCCGCCGTGGCCGGGGTGCTGTGGAGGAGCAGACGCAG GGGCTACCAGGACGTTAGACCAGGGGAGTCCAGGGCCTGA